The genome window AACCAACTAGAGGCTCACCAAAAAGGACTGTCTGAATTCCTGAGCAGGGTCAGTAGGGAAAGCAGAGCATCTAGGACAGCACTCAGATGGGGTCCCAAGTACATGTTTAAGCCGCCACATAGTTAACTCTTAAAACAGCCTTGAAATCTTGGTGTTGAGTCTGCATTCTTGGAGATACCAGAACTCAGTGTGTTTACTCTTGGTTTTATTACTGATTTCCTTCCTATCTCTCCTTTAGTTTCCTTAATACCAGGGGCAGGTCTTGATTAAGTCAGTAGGTCATGCATTTCTAGAATCCAGTTGCTAACCTTTCCTGCTGTGCTATGACTTTAACAAATGTTTTCCTCACACTTTTCCTCTTGAAAGTCTTAGGCCATAAAAACTTTAACATCAGCAAatgacaggttttttttgtttgtttgtttttaatttactttcaaaATGACAGTTTTTTAAAACCCCTTCTCATGGATAAAGAAACACTTCTATGATCTCTCAGAACTGTGACAGAATAGGTGTCTGGCTGCAGCTCTggtccttgtattttctcctggTGAAAATAGAAGCAATAATTTAAACTATATATGACATTAAAAAAGTTATTTGCAAATTAGTTTTAACAAATCAGTAGTTGTTGGTTGGTTGGGTGGATAAATTTTACTGTTTTGCCACAAGTTCCAATGTGttagcagggttttttttcccttttgcgtGACACTGTTATGGatttataaaatgtgttttgctAAGTTGTATTAATTACAGCAtctaatttttataacttttatatttggtaaatattttcttaataaataggaaagaaaaacatgTCTGTTACTCTTCTGTTTTTCCCACAAGACTATCGGCTCTTTAAGGCAAAAGCAGTTTTATCTTTCCTGATATCCCTACACCTAGCAGAGGGTCTGGTGCTCAGGAGGCGCTCAGCACGTACTGAGAGAATGAACAGATTATGAGCAGATGGTTATATCTCAATTCTGTAATGCGTCTGGGGACAGAACCcaggtctttttgtttttttaacaaatattttataacgcctcctttatcattttgaaatgaaattcatagatAATATACCATAtagtataatgttatatataatataccatATAATATACCATtataacaacattttaaaaattgatcattATTGTAAAGAGTGATAAATAGAGAGCCATtgacaataaaataatatgtattccaGTCAATATTTAATTGCTTGGACATAACTACACCAAAAAAAAGCCCCATAATAAAGACTTGCACATGCATGTATAATCTCCCTTACAGGTGTGATTTtctaaaatgatggaaaaaaatcTTAGTAAGGTTTTAGCGTAAACAAAATACAGTTTTAGACAATTCAGGATATGTTAAAactgtgggaaaaaaatattttgcttttatatgtTCTGGGCTCTTGATAATTATAAATAGGTTCACCTTCATGAATATCCTATGAGGCAGTAAAAGTTATGCAGGACATAGGGCAGTTCTTTTTTGTGCATGACACTCCCACACTGCAGACATCTGGCAGCTTTGTCTCTGCCCACTAAATGACAGcggtgcccccaccccaccccatggcaGCAAACAATGCCTTTGCAGATTGCTAAAACACACCCTTGGGGGAATTTCACACTCTAAAGAACTTCTGTGCTAACAGAAAGAGATCTTCTCCTGCCATGTCAAATGTGTGACTGttgtttcttcttctggaagAGCCTACCTGGATGTAGACATCACTCTGTCCTCAGAAGCTTTCCATAATTACGTGAACGCTGCCATGGTGCACATCAACAGGGCCCTGAAACTCATTATTCGTCTCTTTCTGGTGGAAGATCTAGTTGACTCCTTGAAGGTTAGTTGCCTCTACAGCTTTTGGTGGTGAGGCTGAGGAAAACCAGGGACTAGGTTATAATTCAGAGGAAAAGCAGTTAATAGGGTTTTATCAGACAAAAGCAAATGTATGCTTTTCTCAATCAACCTGTAAAAATGGGGATAGGAGTTAGTAAAGGAGGTACCTCTGCGCCTGGAGAACTAACATCAGAACAAGGCTAATGTATTGATAATTGACAGAAATGCAGTTACAGTCTGTTTGGGGGCCTGAGAGAACTATAGAATTCTCTTATGCACCCTCAAATGTATAGTACAAATGAGGTAACcttcattttgaaattatttatggCATACATCACTAAATTTATGCAGACTCAGTTAGCTAGAGAAGAATGGCATCAACTAACCTGGATTTTGCATTACGATTATTCCTGCTTAACCCTCTGATGTTGGCCTTCACAGCTGGCTGTCTTCATGTGGCTGATGACCTATGTTGGTGCCGTTTTCAATGGGATCACCCTTCTGATTCTTGGTAAGATGGCAAGGAAAACGTCTCCAGGCTCTATGAAGTAATTGGTAAGAGTAAGAGCAAAGAGAGTTCTCAGCATGGCTCCAGTCCTTCCACATTGGCCCAGCCTTTAACATCCATAGAGACCTTGACCTCAGAGGAATCTGTGTGTATGGCCACAGGTTTATTAAATGGTCCTACCTATAAAGAAATATCCAGACAGCTAGAAAGAAAGGAGAGTTTTCTAGATTTGGTTTAAATATGGGGATCTTATTTGTAGAAATCATTTTcataatttggaaattatttgtGGTACAAAGAAGGAAGCCTGTGTACCTGTATCTAACTGTCCTTAATTGAGAGCTCTGGCCAGGATTTCTCATATTGAGGAAGATCTGTGTTTCCCTATATTTTATGAGGAAAAATGCTCCTGTTACTTGTGTCTTGAGACTTTGTGACCATCTCACATTTACACTTGCCATGTCTCATGATTCTGTCTTACAGCTGAACTGCTCATTTTCAGTGTTCCAGTTGTCTATGAGAAGTACAAGGTAAGCATTTGTCTGTTTCTAATCAGATATGCCAGTTGATGTACGACtaattttagttcattttttaGGCATTGAAAGTTCAGAGCAATCCTTTTCTAACCATTTTTACAGTCTGATTTTATAAGTCAGGTACCTGTAAGAAACTGGTAATAGTGGTTTCCTTTAAGGAGAGAAGCTGAATGTCTAGGAGAGATAAGGGCAGGAAGGGAACTTACACCTTGCTGTGTGCCttttgagttttttgttgttgttgttgttgttgtttttatttggttgcgctgggtctcagttgcagcaggcagcctccttagttgtggcatgagaactcttagttgcggcatgcatgtgggatctagttcccggacccagggattgaacccaggccccctgcattgggagcgcagagtcttatccattgcgccaccagggaagtccccacctttTGAGTTTTTATCACATGGATCTGTTCCAAAAAAATAAGCTGAAAAAATGCTTAAATAAAAGCTGGTGTCTAAAAAGAAGCTTAAACTGTTAAGGCTATTGTGGGAATCCATCAGTATGAACAGATGTTTGCATCGTAGAGTGGTGTATACAGAGTATACTAGATGCTATGAGGTTATTCTTGATAGATTAAGTCATGCATCAGCAGACTTTtattcatggctttttttttttttttttaacttatttactttattttgtttagttttggctgcgttgggtctttgttgctgcgcccgggctttctctagttgcggcgaatgggggctactcttcgttgcggtgcacgagcttctcattgtggtgtcttctcttgttgcagagcacgggctccaggcacgcaagcttcagtagttggggcacccaggctcagtagttgtagctcgcaggctctagagggcaggctcagtagctgtggcgcacaggcttagttgctccacggcatgtgggatcttcccggaccagggctcgaacccatgtcccctgcattggcaggcagattcttaaccactgctccaccagggaagccctattcgtGGCTTTTTGATATTAAATGAATTAGTCTCACCCAGGAGTCAAAACACATTTTTGATTACAGAATATAGATTAGACACACAGTTTCTAGTATTCAGAAAATGCTATATACTCCAGTGTCTCTGAAGGAAATACCTagcaagtactttttttttttttttttttttttagcaagtactttttaaaactgggcactattttcattttccagaatattccatagtgttttttaaaaatggttaaactagacaaaaaaaaattaccttcagGAAAATTGTTAATCTGTGTGTTGCCACAACTGAGTCGCTTTTCTTCGTTAAAGATCCAGATTGATCACTATGTTGGCATCGCCCGTGATCAGACCAAGTCAATTGTTGAAAAGTGAGTATGCTTAGGTTCCACATTTCATCATGACATGTGCTTTTCTTCCCCCAATTATTTTTAGTCTCCTGTGTAAAATGCTAATGccaaagaaagtaatttttaacCTGGGGAAAGAGAAAACCTTGGTTAGTAGTTTgattttactaaaaattatttcatctgcTTCTTTGTAAAGCATGCCTTGTATCTTAGATTAAAAAGGATCAATGGAGTTAGGACCACTCTGCCTTTTTGAACCGGTTTTTAAATGTTCGTGGTTGTATACtcaccttcatttattttcacaaatatcaattttattttattttatttatttattttttggccgcgccacgcggcatgtgggatcttagttccccgaccagggatcaaacccacagccGCTGCAGttgaagcgtggagtcttagccactggaccaagagggaagtccccaattttcACAAATATCAATTTTAAGCCAAACTCTTCCCTcccttttcagaaataaaaattttagtaaatcAATGTATTAAAGTTCAAAGCTACTTCTTTTTTCTAAGACTACCAAATCCTTCTGTTTTAACcgatttaatatttaaatcaagTAATAAAATGTTGGTAGACATTTTTATGACTCCCTATATCACGgaactgtttctcttttttattttcaattatttgtaACAAACACTGTGGAACCCAGCACtttgaattaaaatgttaatatttttccatattttccatattttcttcagatattctttaagagaaaaaacaTCACAAGCATTTAAATCCTCTTTGTGCCCACTCCCACCTTTCACACCCCAAATTTTAGTGCTTTTTCCAGCTTTGGTAAGAGGAAATCTTGACTATATCCAGACAGCTCTGGCCTGATGCCAGGATCTTTACCTACTCTTTTGCTTTCTTAGGTAGACATTGGAGCTCAAGCCAGACAAGGGCAGTTAGGACAAATTTGTGTATGGTTGCTGTTTATTCCTTATTGTGAAAGATGATCATAACTTAGCTTTAAACCTAAAGTCTTGATTAGCAGTGTGAGCTGATTTGGCCCACTCTGTGTGATGTATCGTTTGTGGGGAGTAGCTTTGACATTAGCTGAGGGATGTGAATGTCCCTTGGTACCCTTAGTGATGGGTAACCTCAGTGCACAAAATAAAGGACAGCTTTAGTGTCCTGTGAGGGGCGGGGAACTATTGCCAGCTCCTGTAGTTTTTTTATATGTGACCTTGACCCTTGACTCGTCGTTCCTTCTGTGACACTAATGGGTAGGTAACCTGGCATTCCAAGAGAAATGGGCTCTTGCACTGCCATCATGTAGAGCACAGTCAGCAGGCATTAAGCCTAGATACATCTCATTCTTCTCTGGAAGCCCCAGTGGAGGAGCCGGGAGGTTCAGGCAGAGGAGGACAGGCAACAGGCGCGGCAGCAGGCAGGGGGACGGGTCTTGGTGCACTCAGCTCATCCCAGGCCAGGCCCAGCCCCTGCCGCTTGTCATCCGGAGGAAGCCCTGcggaaatgggagtgtttttcACATGGCTCCGGTAAATCCAGGAGTGTGTCTTCTAGCATCAGTGTTAAAATAAAAACGTAGAACTAATGTCTATGttttcaccctttttttttccttttcctcaataGGATTCAAGCAAAACTCCCTGGAGTtgcaaaaaaaaaggcagaataagTACATGGAAACCAGAAATGCAACAGTTACTAAAACACCATTTAATAGTTATAATGTTGTTACTTGTACTATGAAGGAACCGTGCTCAGTGTCAGCTTGAGCCTGCattccaagcttttttttttttaatttggtgttttctcccctcctttccctttaCCCTCAGTATCAAGAACAAGAATTGTTGGACTTAAAAAAGAACTGATATCTTAGAacccaaaagaataaagaaagaatcaaATTAATAGGATAAATCAATACCTTAATGATGGTGGAGCTTTACCTGTAGCTAGAAAGGAGGGGAAAGATTGGAGgtaaaggagaaaatggaaaataaaacacatctCTTGGGTTCTTCTATTCAAATTTCAAGGACTAGTCAGTCTTACATAGCTTTCCATCATAGTTTTGCCcttatttttaagttaagaaaTAATGATTAACTTATGAAGAAATTATCTGGGGACAAGAATGggattctttccctcttttttgttgttgttgttgttgttttgttttattttgttttttgcagcCCTGTGATCCCATCTTCCTGCCCCACAATGTGAGCAGCTACCCctaatcttcttcttcttcatttaaCGATATAACTTTCAACTCTGAATAACTTATAGTTGATAGTGATAATTCCTGATTCTCAGAATGCCATCCGATAACCAAGAATGGAAAGTAGGATGAGCAGGAGCGCACAGGGGTGCTGCTGCGACTCCCGCTCACCCTTAGGAGAGGACAGGCTCCGCCATGTGGGACGGTGGGGTCTGTGTCATTTCTTCCGGACACCAGTTCTGAGCTTTAGTTTGAGAGCTTATTCCTGAATGggctttcctccctctttcctacCCTCAAGTTTAATAAATATGGTTGtacttttcttattataaaataaatgtctgtaaCTGCTGTACACTGCTGTAAACTTGTTAGAGAAAAAAACTAATCTGCACGTGGGCTCCTCAGTTATTGAGTTATTGTAATCCTGTCTCAGTCCTTGGTGGGGAGACATTCTCAAGGGGTGAACTACAGAAACACAAaggccttttttctcttttctcttttcctcctgcaCATGGTACATCTTTAACCTGTGCTCATCGTTTTCCCCTAAGGACCAAAGCTGAGCTGGCTTGAGAGGAGATTGTGTCTGTGGTTAAGAGATCACAGATTAGTGTAAGGAAGTGCATTTTGTGATTCATATGGAGTTTTAACTTGGAGGCTAGCTTATTGGG of Balaenoptera ricei isolate mBalRic1 chromosome 8, mBalRic1.hap2, whole genome shotgun sequence contains these proteins:
- the RTN3 gene encoding reticulon-3 isoform X3, with amino-acid sequence MAEPSAATQSPSVSSSSSVAESSAPGGGGGSPGACPALGAKSCGSSCAVHDLIFWRDVKKTGFVFGTTLIMLLSLAAFSVISVVSYLILALLSVTISFRVYKSVIQAVQKSEEGHPFKAYLDVDITLSSEAFHNYVNAAMVHINRALKLIIRLFLVEDLVDSLKLAVFMWLMTYVGAVFNGITLLILAELLIFSVPVVYEKYKIQIDHYVGIARDQTKSIVEKIQAKLPGVAKKKAE